TATTTCCTCTAAGGTTACCTGCGATATTTTGCTTATGGTTGAGGGTGAGTATTTAAGTTCAAACACGCTTTCAAGAGCCTGGGCTACTGCTCTTGCACTCATACCAGAGGCAAACATCCCAAGTATTAAGTCTTCAAGATTGATATCTCTTCTTCTATAAGGTTCTATCAACTTTGTTCTGAATTTTCCCTCTCTATCTCTTGGAATTCTCAGATTTTCAAGCTTACCGATAACAGTATCTAAGTTTCTAACGTAAAAGCCGTTCTTTGTTCCTCCATGTTCTTTAAGAAACACTTCTCTTTCAGCCGTCATGATTGACTCTAAGGTTTGCTTTACCACTTCCTTAACTAGGTCTGGTAAAATCTTCTGTAGTTCCATTTTTGCCTCCTGGGGTTGGTATTTGTGGGGTGTTCCCCAGGAGGTTATCCCATTTCTCAAGCTTACACAAAATATCGTACACTACCGGAATAGGAGATGGAACATCAGAACTTCCAGAAATATTAAAGTCATCCGATTTACCTACAACTATTTCTGTCATATTGTTATAAGTGGTCAATTCGCCAGCAGCCGTCACGTTATCTCCCAAAGAAACGGTAGGATGTTCAATTTCTCCCAACCATAAAGCTATACCTCTGGTCGTATCCTGAATGGTTATAAGATTTCCAAAAACACCGGTTACGATACCAGAAACTTGAACATATTTATTTTCCAATTGAGAAAAATCCTCATAGGCTTCCTCAATATTATCGAGTTTAATAACTTCAGAATCTACATCTGCATGGCCCCATATATTTACATCATCAGCGCTTACAAGTTTAAGTTCTTTTGTTCCTCTAAAAGCTGTAACTTGCCCTCTCATAACTATTTCATCACCTACAGAGAAATCTGGATGATGGCAATCTCCAGCCCAAACAACAATTTCTCCGGTGGAGTCTTTAAGGGTTAACAAATTCCCATCATACGCAACATTCGTAATAGTTGCATTAACCTTCACAAAACGACCATAATAATTGTTGAAATTCGTATCATTGGTAATCTCAGAAATTGTCATAAAAGGATTTTTGGAAAACTTATAAACTATCGTCCTATTGTAATAATCCCCGTCAGAAGTTTTAACAGAAACTAAAACATTATGATTTTTATCATCTATTTCTGTCGGTTCCAGCGTTCCATTTACATGATACCAGGAGATACCTGGAGCACTAACCTCCTCAAAACTCAAAGAATGAGCCGTTCCGTTATCTACTTTGTAAATCACACTTGAAATTGTTTTATTAGCATAATAAACGTTCAAATCTAAAGATTTAGGCTCGGACATAACTACATCAACGGGAGAAAGCAAATTGATTTGCTTTGTTGTTTCTATACCTTTATAAAATCTTTCAACTTTTCCATCTTTGATGTAATAAACTGCATAACCCATAGGATTTCCATCAGGAGTCTTACCGGTTTGCCACCAGTCCCCGCACAAAGCTCCATCCTGATACTCAGGAATTCCGTCCCTATAAATCAATCTATTATCATGGGTATGACCGGCAATTATCAACATGTGAGATTTATAAGGTTTAACTGCCTCCATAAAAGCTGAATAACTATCATTATCCCAGGAACCAAGAGGCTGATGATAAGCTATAACCATAAAATCATCAGAGTGAGCTGCCAGATCCTGTTTCAACCAATCAAGTTCATCATCAGGAAGTTTAACGGTTCTATAACCTGTTTCGGGAATTTCTTCAGGATCAAGCATAATAAAATGATATTTTCCTTTAGTATAAGAGTAATAAGTCTTTGTCATACCTTTATCAATATATTCAAATATCAAACCGTTATCATAACGAGGATCTTTAGTTTCTGGAGAAGTAGCATTGTAATATTTTATACCAGCAGGATCATGATTACCCGGCGCAAATAAGAAAGGAATTGTTGCACTTTGAATTGGCGATAAAATAGTAGCATTAACTAATCTATACCACCTTTCATCAGTATCCAGATCATGACTGTCTGCAAGAGCAACAATATCACCTGTATCAACAAGAAGATCCGGTTCCAGAGAAATTACCTGAGAAATCGCCTCATTCATAGTTTTAACCGGCGGGATTGTTCCACCAAAAACATCGCCAACCTCAGTATCGTTTGTAAGATGTACATCTGCAAAATGGATAAAGAAAACATCTCCAAACCTGGAAGTTGCATTTGCGGTTGAATTAGAAGAACTCTCCGTTATACCGCCACAACTAGCAATAAAAGATGCTGCAGAAAGAGCAGTAAACATAAAAAACAACCCTCTCTTTTTCTTTAAAAACATAAAACCTCCTCCTTAGTAGATTTTTCACCATAAATGTTATTTGAAAATAAGTTAAGAGGTTGTTAAATTATGGAATAATATGGATATACTACTTTAAACATGCGGAGGAAAAGATGAAAATAGCCGTTCCTGTAACTGAAGATAAAAGAGAAACAGAAGTTACAGAGTTTGGAAGAGCACCGTTTTTTGCAATCATAGAAGAAAATAATGTTAGATTCGTTAAAAATCCGGGCAGTGAAGCTTCAAGCGGTGCCGGTGTAAAGGCATCCCAGTTCATAATTAATGAAGGTGTTGAAAAAGTTATTCTAAAAAAACCTGCCGGTCCCCACGCTTCATCAGCATTAGAACAGGCAGGCATAAAAGTTGAAATAAGAGAAGGATTAAAAACATTAAACGAAATTTTTTAAGTTTTCATAAATCTCTTTTATGGCCGTTGAAAACAGAGACTCGGGGAAAATCTCAACTGCAGGTTTTCCCTGGAGCATTGCATTTACAACATTTTTATCGTAAGGAACATATCCCACAATATCAGCTTTCACACCCTTAAAAAACCCTTCAACCACAGGCATAAAATCGGAATTAATATCAAATTTGTTAACCACACCTACCCGTCTAACACCGAAATGGTCAAGAACTTTTACTAACCTTCCCGCATCAGAGAGAGAAACCTCCGTAGGCTCAACGACTACTACAACAAGGTCACTTCCATTAACGCTGGCCACTACTGAACAGCCTATACCAGCAGCTGCATCAACAACCATTAAATCTTTGTTGAAAGATTGAGCAAGCTTTTTTGCCTTAAAAACAAGCTTCCCAGAGTTGGGGCGGCCTGGAAAAAGCTGTGCAGAAACAAACTCAAAATCATAATCAGTCTTTCCCCACCTAATAACACCGGGAATTGTCTCCTTAAAAGAGATTACAAAGTCGTGAGGACAGACAATAGAACAAACGTTACATCCTTCACACAATACCTCATTCACGCGATAAACCTTTCCATCTCTCTCTATACACTCATATGGACAGTGCCTCGCACATAAACCGCAACCGTTACATCTATCACCATCTATAACAGCCACTCTCTCTCCAGAAAGTGACTCTTCTCCCTCCCAATCTTTAACATTTAACAGTATATCAAGGTTTGGAGTATCGGCATCAGCATCAACAGCAATCAGATCATTCTCCTTACCGAACAGGTAGAGAAGAGAGGCTGTTATGGAAGATTTACCAACACCGCCTTTTCCACTTGAGACAGTTATCTGCATGCTTCCTCCAAAATTCTATCTTTCAAGTTTTTAAAAATCTCAGCCTCGGGAAGAGAAGTTGTAACAATAGGCTCATTTTCAAAATAGCCTTTAATAATATTTTTGCTGTAAGGTATCCTGCCTACTACTTTTACACCGTATTTATTGCACAAATTTTCAACAATAGATTCATTTCCCGTGCCGCTTCTGTTTATAACAACAACCGTTTTTCTTTCAAGCTGCTTCGTAACTTCAAGAATTTTCTGCAAATCTCTTACCCCAAAAGGAGTAGGCTCTGTAACTGTCACGACAAGATCAACATTTTCAAGAGCTTTAAAAATGCTATTACCGGCACCAGCAGCAGTATCAAAAATCAAATCGGAATACC
This window of the Desulfurobacterium indicum genome carries:
- a CDS encoding P-loop NTPase yields the protein MQITVSSGKGGVGKSSITASLLYLFGKENDLIAVDADADTPNLDILLNVKDWEGEESLSGERVAVIDGDRCNGCGLCARHCPYECIERDGKVYRVNEVLCEGCNVCSIVCPHDFVISFKETIPGVIRWGKTDYDFEFVSAQLFPGRPNSGKLVFKAKKLAQSFNKDLMVVDAAAGIGCSVVASVNGSDLVVVVVEPTEVSLSDAGRLVKVLDHFGVRRVGVVNKFDINSDFMPVVEGFFKGVKADIVGYVPYDKNVVNAMLQGKPAVEIFPESLFSTAIKEIYENLKNFV
- a CDS encoding NifB/NifX family molybdenum-iron cluster-binding protein produces the protein MKIAVPVTEDKRETEVTEFGRAPFFAIIEENNVRFVKNPGSEASSGAGVKASQFIINEGVEKVILKKPAGPHASSALEQAGIKVEIREGLKTLNEIF
- a CDS encoding metallophosphoesterase — translated: MFLKKKRGLFFMFTALSAASFIASCGGITESSSNSTANATSRFGDVFFIHFADVHLTNDTEVGDVFGGTIPPVKTMNEAISQVISLEPDLLVDTGDIVALADSHDLDTDERWYRLVNATILSPIQSATIPFLFAPGNHDPAGIKYYNATSPETKDPRYDNGLIFEYIDKGMTKTYYSYTKGKYHFIMLDPEEIPETGYRTVKLPDDELDWLKQDLAAHSDDFMVIAYHQPLGSWDNDSYSAFMEAVKPYKSHMLIIAGHTHDNRLIYRDGIPEYQDGALCGDWWQTGKTPDGNPMGYAVYYIKDGKVERFYKGIETTKQINLLSPVDVVMSEPKSLDLNVYYANKTISSVIYKVDNGTAHSLSFEEVSAPGISWYHVNGTLEPTEIDDKNHNVLVSVKTSDGDYYNRTIVYKFSKNPFMTISEITNDTNFNNYYGRFVKVNATITNVAYDGNLLTLKDSTGEIVVWAGDCHHPDFSVGDEIVMRGQVTAFRGTKELKLVSADDVNIWGHADVDSEVIKLDNIEEAYEDFSQLENKYVQVSGIVTGVFGNLITIQDTTRGIALWLGEIEHPTVSLGDNVTAAGELTTYNNMTEIVVGKSDDFNISGSSDVPSPIPVVYDILCKLEKWDNLLGNTPQIPTPGGKNGTTEDFTRPS
- a CDS encoding transposase; this encodes MELQKILPDLVKEVVKQTLESIMTAEREVFLKEHGGTKNGFYVRNLDTVIGKLENLRIPRDREGKFRTKLIEPYRRRDINLEDLILGMFASGMSARAVAQALESVFELKYSPSTISKISQVTLEEI